The Carcharodon carcharias isolate sCarCar2 chromosome 34, sCarCar2.pri, whole genome shotgun sequence genome includes the window TCTTGAATTCTGTTAGGTGTTTTGTTACATTTTCTTTCTGGACAAATAAAAAGTTATCTATTTACCTGTAAACAAGTACATCATCAGAGGAGCTGTTATACTGGACTTGATACATGCGGATTCCAGGGATGTTTCGCTGTGAGGGCCAACGGATCTGTACTGAAGATGATGTGAGGTCAGTTGCTATGACCTTCTTATCCTGCACAATTTTTGTGTCGTTGGCAACAGGTGGAGAACCAGACTTGGCAGAAGTGGTGATGTCGGACGAACCAGGATCTGGTTCTTTGATGTTATTTGTACCATTAGCAAAATGGGGGAGAGGGTTGACAATCAACTCCACTTCTACCATGGCATCCCCAGCAGCATTAGAGGCAAAGCAAGTGAAAGTTCCGCTGTCTTTAGGGGTGGCGATTAGGATGTGCAATGTACCATTTTCATTGGTGATGGCCCTGGTTGAATTAGAGATCAGTCGTCCTTCTGGTGAAGTCCAATGAATGGATGGATCTGGGTCCCCAACTGCTTTGCATTTCAAAGTCGCTCTTTGACCTTCCATGACAAAAGTCTTGGAGGTGTGTCGTGTGATGAGTGGGGGATCACAGGTGAAGTCTTCCTCAGATATGAACCAGAAATATTTACCCATTAAATGAGGTGGTGAGGCACAAGTCTCCAGGTCATCTTCCCTTGTAAGGCGTCTCAACCAGAGTAGTTCACAGTTGCAGTGCAATGGGTTCCCACCAAAGCTAAGCACAAGAGACGATGGTGGGGTTCCTTTTGTCTTTGCATACACTTTGTCTCTTTGAAACAAGGGATCAGGGGGCAACTTATGAAGTTTATTGGATGTCATGTCCAATCGAACCAGCTTGTGAAGGTTGGAAAACGTCCCTTTTGGAACAAAGTCAATCAAGTTATGGTCCAGACTGAGAGAGTTGACATTTGTCATTTTGCCAATAGTTTCCCAAGGCAGATTCTCTAGGTTGTTATAAGAGAGATCCAGATCTTCAAGAGATGTCATAAAGTCATCAAAAGAGCTGGCAGCAATGTAATGTAGCTGATTGTTGCTAAGGATCAGGTGTCGGAGATTCATTAGACCGTTGAAGTGCTCATGGCTGACTATGGTGAGTCTATTACTGTCCAGGTGTAAAGCACGAAGACCTCTCAGGTCGGCAAATGTGTGAGGCATGATCTGGCTGATTGTATTCCTTGACAACGTGAGGTGGACAAGCTTTGTCATGTTGGCAAAGTCTTTCTTCCTGACCGTGGTAATGAAGTTGTCGGTTAGACGCAGCTCCACAGTCTTCCTGTCAATAAATGGAGGCACGAAGAGAAGCCCAGTTTTGGCACAGAGGATCGCGAGGGAAGGGGACAGGTTTTGGCAGATGCAGCGCTTTGGGCAAATCTGAGCCTTGACAGCCATGctgagcaggagcagagagaagaGGAGCCTCTCCATCGTCAGTCAGACTAGCAAACTAGAAAAAGAGAATAACAAACAATTAGCAGCACCTGAAggatgtcttttttaaaaaagccaatAAATTTCTGACATTATAATTATTACTTTCAACCTAAAATAAAATTCTTTCATAACActtttgttctttgtttaatgTATATTCATGGGACTCCCCAGTGGATCAGCAAGTTTGTGCAGTGATACCAGAGGAACAGGAGCTGGTCATTCAgtccctctagcctgctctgATATTAGAGAATGGCTGATCTGctccttaactccattttcccacctttgcTTCATATCCTGGGTTAACATTATGTAGAATTACAATGTTTCATGAAGCCATAAATCCTTTTTTTATAATGAAAGTTTTGATCTTTTTACTGGTTTTAGAGGGagaaaatatttccttaaatttcTTCTCAGTTATTTCCATTTTCCACTTCTCATTAGTCCTGAGTTTATAGAATTCCAATTGACCAGACCACTTTCTATTCCTACTCACTAATGGATGAAACTTCCTCTTTTATTTCTAATTATACAAAATATCTCCTTAAAGAAGGACAATTAGACACAACATCCCAGTTGAAGCAGGAATTATTTTCCTGTTATCCATCATTTTTTATTCAGCACATTGAAATTTGGCAAGCCAGCATGTCAATCACTTATAGGAACattggaaataggagcaggagtaggccattcagcccctcgagcctgctccaccattcaactagatcatggctgatcttctacttcaatgccattttcccacactatcccagtatcccttgatacctttaaaatctagaaatctatcaatctctgtcttgaacatactaaATGTCTGAaccttcacagccctctgaggtctctgaggtagaaaattccaaagattcacaaccctctgagtgaagaaattgctcctcgtttcaatcctaaatggcctgccccttattctgataccatgtcccctggttctagacgctcccagccagagggaacatccttcctacatctactctgtcacgtcctgtaagaattttgtaagttttaatgagatcacctctcattcctcaaaactttagagaatacaggcccagtctcctcaatctctcctcataggacaatcccatcatcccaggaatcagtctggtgaaccttcattgcactctctctatggcaagtatatccttccttaggtaaggagaccaaaaccgtaaATAattagaccaaaactgtacataataaaCTAAAACTGTACATAACTGGACCAAAACTGTGCTCAACCTGTCATTCAAAAAGCCTTGGCTTTGGTTCCCTGTCTTTCCATGCTGTTGGAATGTAGTTCACCTGTACCTGAATCATCTCCTCCTTAAAGGTCacccattgttctgttacagttAATAATTGTCATGGTAAAGTTGTCATAACATGTCTGTATTTTCAGAAATTCTCCTACTCACAATTTATCCATGTCTTCGGCTGGGTATAGACCTTTGATTACTAGCTGCTCTCTCTTAGCTTGGCCAGGGGGTCATTCTGCTTGTGATCTGATTGACTATTTAAGTTATTTGAAGAGGTTCAGCTCTGATTTTGTCCTCACATTGATGGTCACACATCCCACACTCTTCAATGGGAGTTGCTGggtggtgatcaggagcaggaaccacaGCTGATATGTTCCTCCTAACTGAGCAAATGGTATTGAAGTCTGCTTCAGAACAACTTAATTCACCAGACTGGGTCATCATTTATTTTACTGTTActttatctctgtctccctctagtAATCTGCCACAGATGCTACACTATATCATGAATACAGAGGCATACATTATGACTCCTACATTGCAACACATCTATCAGTTAACTTCTGGTATAATTTTACCTGCAGTGCATTAAATCATGAATATTTAACATACGTCTTTACCcatgtcctgttcacccatcacttcTGTACTctctgatctacactggctcccagttaaacagcacatcaatttttaaattctcatccttctcttcaaatccttccatggccctGCTActaactatctctgtaatctcctcctgtcccatgtccgagatatctgcactcttctaattctggccatttgagcatccctgattatTTTCACTCCACCaatggcggccatgccttcagctgcccggcacctaagctctgaaattccctccctaaacttctccatctctatctctcctaCTTTAAAATCCTCCTTAAATCTTTGATCAATTCTTtcggtcatctgtcctaatgtctccctatgtgactcggtgtcaaattttggttGCTAACCCTCCGACAATTAAAGGGTCAGAATTGAAGCATTGTAGAAATGTCATGAAAGAGCCAGAGACTTTCCAGATGAAAACTCACGACTGCTCGACACATACTGTCTCCTGTCTGGGTGGACAAGGCACAGGTACAGATGGGACAGTCTTTGGCTCCAAATCCCAGGGGCTGTTGGCAAAGAAGAtctgagcagccagagcaggggtcaGAATTGCCTGTCTCTAGCTCTGCTGAATATATCTCTCCTCCCTCAAATTAGATGGTGTTCCCCTATATGGTCAAAGCCTTTCAATTGCTTTTAGCAAATGAAAAATTAACATGAATCAGTTTCCCACCCGCCCTCAAAATCACTTGAGCCATGAATCATGAAAAGTGAAATGATGAAAAATAAATGATCTCAGTGTGAGTAGAATTCCTGACTGTATTCCCTGGTTTCCCATGGGTGACGCTGGCATAATGAATTCACTGAAATACAGGAGAAGTTGCTAATGTTGCAACTGAAATTACACTAAATGGTGGAGAGGCACTGGCAGTGGGATTGCAACCTATTCTCGCAAACATGTCATCTTAAAGGAGCTGGGGCCTCCGATCAGTCTGTTTTTCCATCAACAGACAATAAGTGAAACTTGAAGCCATAAACTGATGGATCAGCTTTCTAACTTCTCATTAACATGACAGCGTGAAGCTCCTCATTTACCAAGGCAGAGTCTGTTCCATTCTGTCTTTTTGATACCTGTAAAATTAGCAAGGTCCATGCAAAGATTTCAAAAATCTTCAGTATGGAACTGCGAGCTTTCTGATGTTTCTATAAATCACTTGACACATCTAATCCATGGAAAGGTTCAGCTCCTGTAGTTTTAGTGTTTATTACACATTTATGGAGTGAGATAGTAGACCCGCTAGTACAGCACTTATATTTGATCCATTCCACTATTTTTCATGAGTTTTCAACTGTTGAGAGTTATAATCACATTAAAGCTGTAAGATAGACCCCAAACCGTTTCTTGCCTCAATGGCCtggtgctggatattgaaactaAGATTAATAGGTCGCATGGGGTTCCCCCAGCCCAGAAAATTTGGCCATAGTCTAGGCAGCTCAGCTTGATATACTTTTATCATTCTTACTAGTTTGCCTTGTATGAATTTCATGTGGCTGGAGGTTTGGAAATGGCTATTTATAGTGCAGACATTTCACCGGTGAATGAATCCTAAATCAAATCACAAACATTATTTAATATCTGCAAGTTGAGCTATGTGAGAATTAATGGGAGTGCATCTTTAAATTTTGGCTTAATCCCCAAGATTCCATTGCTCATACAGAGCTACCTGGTTCAGTAAGGAACAAGATGTTAGTGTTTGAATCTTTAAAGCAGAAGGCCAGGTTCAAACTCCAATCAAAGCCGAGTTCATTAATCTCACATTAGAAGAATCATAAGATCTTAAcaacaaagaaggaggccatttggcctattgtgcctgtgctggctctttgaaagagctatctaaacagtcccattcccctgctctttctctataGGCTATACTTTTTTTCCTTCAAGTCTttaccaattcctttttgaaatttactattgaatctgcttccatagccctttcaggcagcacattccagatcataacaacctgCTTTCCATATGAGCCTAGACTGGGATTCTTGGTGAGCTGTTTGACTGCGAGGGGCATCACAGCTAAGGCTGATCACCTGCTCATCAGGCAGCCATCTGAACTGAGGACCCTGGTCTCAGACAAGGCCAGCACATGTGGACTTTGGACAGTGGTCAGAAGCAGGGTCGAGGAGGGTGCCTTTTACTTCCCCAGTCCAGAGCCCTCATCGTCTGAGCTTGCAGATAGGAGAGCTGGAGAACCTGTGGAAACAACTCCAGAAAGGGCAAGTAAATGCAAGAGGCataatttgaaaaagagcaggattAAAAAAGGATGGGTAATGATCGTTTTTACCCTCAATTAAGTTTAGTTTACTTTAAACTCATCTGTGCTTCAAAAAACGTGTTTTTTTTCAACTAATTTATAATCAATTATGGAACTGCATCCAAAATCAGGCATTTGTGAAAATTATAATCTTTTATTTTCTTGTATTTACACGCTGTATGGCTGATGACTTCCTGTATGAACAATTCCTCCAATGTGCCAAAAATACACTTAGAATCTCTCACTTTCCCATTGGAATCCAAAATGAATGCTGAGCTATTGATTTTCTTCAATGTGTTCTTAATGAACCCATTAATAGAAATCTGCTGAGCCCCTGACTAGGGCCGCATGGGTTTGATACATCCTGGGATCTGTGAACATTTGTGGCTGCTTCAGATTTGGTCACAATTTCAGCCTCACTTGATGAGCTCACTAAGAAAAGGTTTTGAGGGAGAAAGGGGGTTATCATCAAGGGGGAGAGGTGGTGTATGCACTTATAAACATATTTAAATGTTTTCCAAATGGAATAGATGCCTCATTAAATACTGTTAGCAAAGAATAAGAAACATATCTTGTTGTGGTTTCCCTAACAACAGGAATGAGCTGCTCCATCTAATTACAATCAGCAAAATGGACCTTTGATT containing:
- the LOC121272678 gene encoding leucine-rich repeat and fibronectin type III domain-containing protein 1-like protein, giving the protein MERLLFSLLLLSMAVKAQICPKRCICQNLSPSLAILCAKTGLLFVPPFIDRKTVELRLTDNFITTVRKKDFANMTKLVHLTLSRNTISQIMPHTFADLRGLRALHLDSNRLTIVSHEHFNGLMNLRHLILSNNQLHYIAASSFDDFMTSLEDLDLSYNNLENLPWETIGKMTNVNSLSLDHNLIDFVPKGTFSNLHKLVRLDMTSNKLHKLPPDPLFQRDKVYAKTKGTPPSSLVLSFGGNPLHCNCELLWLRRLTREDDLETCASPPHLMGKYFWFISEEDFTCDPPLITRHTSKTFVMEGQRATLKCKAVGDPDPSIHWTSPEGRLISNSTRAITNENGTLHILIATPKDSGTFTCFASNAAGDAMVEVELIVNPLPHFANGTNNIKEPDPGSSDITTSAKSGSPPVANDTKIVQDKKVIATDLTSSSVQIRWPSQRNIPGIRMYQVQYNSSSDDVLVYR